A genomic segment from Leopardus geoffroyi isolate Oge1 chromosome A2, O.geoffroyi_Oge1_pat1.0, whole genome shotgun sequence encodes:
- the RTBDN gene encoding retbindin isoform X1 encodes MACRGHTRPRGLPWALRLTLVWILLGFCGGSRPLPALSRRHHRLATDFGTVQLHLAEMDTPEASDPGAVPERCGEPSPGCESFLGHLQAALQSRFRLLLLGIRQAQPLCSELCDVWFATCESDITCGPTWLPFPEKRGCEPGCATYEQTFADGADLCRSVLGYVLPVAAPGADHCLNISISVLPGRRHERRAREISFPRSRRSRTWILDAAGSGSGSGSGSGP; translated from the exons CCTGGTGTGGATCCTGCTGGGGTTCTGTGGAGGGAGCCGCCCACTCCCAGCTCTGTCCCGGAGACACCATAGGCTGGCGACCGATTTCGGCACAGTCCAGCTGCACCTTGCGG AGATGGACACGCCAGAGGCATCGGACCCTGGGGCGGTCCCAGAACGCTGTGGGGAGCCGAGCCCTGG GTGCGAATCCTTCCTGGGACATCTCCAAGCTGCCCTCCAGAGCCGCTTCCGCCTGCTGTTATTGGGGATACGCCAGGCGCAGCCGCTCTGTTCTGAGCTCTGCGATGTCTG GTTTGCCACCTGCGAAAGTGATATTACCTGCGGCCCAACTTGGCTTCCATTCCCAGAAAAGAGGGGCTGTGAGCCTGGCTGCGCTACCTATGAGCAG ACCTTTGCCGATGGGGCAGACCTTTGCCGTTCAGTCCTGGGCTACGTGCTGCCGGTAGCAGCTCCTGGCGCGGATCACTGCCTCAACATTTCCATCTCGGTACTGCCGGGTCGCAGACACGAACGGAGGGCCCGGGAAATCAGTTTCCCACGGTCCCGCCGCTCCCGCACCTGGATCCTGGATGCTGCGGGCAGCGGGAGTGGTAGTGGAAGCGGCAGCGGCCCCTAG